A region of the Arachis hypogaea cultivar Tifrunner chromosome 15, arahy.Tifrunner.gnm2.J5K5, whole genome shotgun sequence genome:
aatagaaaaagaaaaggagatagCGGGTCACCCTGACGGATGCCtctatttgatttaaaaaaaacccGTATGGTTGGCCTTCTATAACCAGAGAGGAAGAAACCGTCGTTACCAATTCATGAATCCAACCTATCCATGTAGAATCAAATCCCATCTTCTTCATGATAAGTCACAAAAACTGTCACTCAACCCTGTTATATACTTTACTCATGTCAAGTTTAAGGGCCATCTCATAATATAGACCTCTCTTTTTCTGCTTGAGGTAGTGCATACACTCATGTGCTATCAAGATATTATCTGAAATGAGTCTTTCCTTTAGGAATGTGCTCTGATTAGGGCTAATAAGTTTATTCATACATCATTTTAATCTATAAACCAGTATCTTAGAGATGATTTTGTAGAATACAGAGGATAAACTAATGGGTCGTACCTGGGACATGTCACAAGCATCAAGAATCTTAGGAATGAGACAGATGTTAGTGTGGTTGAAACTCCTTAAAATGCGCCCTCCTCGAAAGAAACTTCTAACTGCTTTGAATACATCTTCGCCCACAGTATCCCAGTAAAATTGGAAAAATTTAGCTGTTATCCCATCTTCCCCTGGAGCACTCTGCGGGTGTACACTAAAGGTCGCTTTCTTTATGAGAAAAAGTAAAGGAAGATCTGAAGTTCTATTCCTGATGAATCATAAATCTGTGTATGTGTTTGTATTGAATGAatgatcatgaaaaccaaaaaccCTTTACAAAACAAGCTCAATTAGTATTTATACAAGTGGGAAAACTATACTACTAGGTTAGTGGTGCACGAattcccacacttcgtacaactaaaccagcaagtgcactgggtcgtccaagtaatacctgagtgagtcagggtcgatcccacgaggattgtgatttgaagtaagttatggttatcttgtagatcttagtcaggcggatagaaaagttatatgtttgtttgaacgcataaaaagaaaataaataatacgtTACTCAGTTGATGGTTAATGCAataataagaagatggttaaggcttggagatgctttattcttctggattaatCCGGTCTTACTGTCTattccaactgtgaatgatttcttctatgtgatcaacgcctttcttaCAAGATCACCAATGCTCCTCAAGATCTGAACCctagggttagtgcggatccagtctgattgagggtgaagctcctgcagttcattctctcttgtgatcctactcaaaacgccacagacaaggtcgaatcttctggatcataGAATGATGCGCCTTtgccacaaagactctaatcttccCATacatcggctgaactggtgtctcgagaagtccccaacaaagttgtggattagccgtctaggagatgtataatcaaactagtggttcatcattgtctgatgaaagactcactctgaaccactgtagaatgagataaccttgtgctgGTTCAATGCATTCATAATGCTGAAgaacggatatacatcttagaatagagaatcaaatacGTATTGAgatagaacaatagtactttattgatctataaaactcagcagagctcctcccctcaacctaggaggtttagaaactcatactgaaagaaaatacaatgataaacgaaaatatggcataaaagtcctgaacaagggtgatccttgtcctttaaatactaaactaagatTAAGGATTACATAAagagggtaaaacagtcttttagtgcaaaaatccacttatggggcccacttggtgagtgtttgggatgggcttgattgagatccacgtgctaggaggcctctaaggCGTTGAACACTAGCTAGGGGGTTTTTTATGGGTGTTGGacactggtctcttctcctttgggcgttggatgccagaatagggcaggaggctggcgttgaacaccagttttgggccttcaattctgaagaaaagtatgaactattatacctttctggaaagctctggatgttagctttctatagccgttatgaacgctccatttggacttctgtagcaccagaaaatagggatgtcaatggggcagggcgggggcgggggatgcctccctgctccccatccccgccctcAGATTTACTCCCCATCCCCGCCCCATTCCCCGCCGTGGGGGAAAattgctccccatccccattccccACGGAGCCCCATTCCCCGCGGGGACCCCATTCCCCATCTacataatagttctaactaattattaatttccatatgaatagagctacaagtatctatcttatacaaaaactgcaagattttatacaaaaagtctaaataacacgatggtgacttctttcgaaataaCGCAATGGGGAGACGCAACGACGAGCCAAAGAAAAAAGCAGTGGACGAGGTGGAAGACGCGACAACAaagaggagaatggacacgacggTAGAGTTACGAAAAGGAACGCCGCAAATAGAAATTACGACGCGGTAAGGGTAATGGCACagtgaggtgtgacgatgcggtgagaagggtgacgagggggtggctgcagagaggttggatggagtatggacagccttagggatctctgaattgaagagaggttatgcaaataaagattaggagttttgggtttctatatatatgtgtgtgtgagaaatgactaaaaaacatatatgagaaataaactattaagaaTAATTCAATGAATTCATAAATTTCGGGGAATAGCGGGGAcggggcggggatccccgctcgggtccccgcgcctgcttcgggggaattttgtcccccatccccatccccgcggggaaaattccccacaatcggatccccattcggggcagtccccgcagggatccccgcgtctcggggaattttgccatccctaccagaaaagctctttcgaattcaaggaggtcagatccgtacatcatctacagtgctttctttgtctctgaatcaaacttttgctccaactcctcaatttcagccagaaaatatttgaaattgcataaaaacacataaactcaaagtagaatccaaaaatgtaaatttttcactaaaacctatgaaaacttaataaaacttaaacaaacatactaaaaactatatgaaaataataccaaaaagcgtataaaatatctgctcatcagctaGCTTATGTAATTGCCTTCTGTTTTGCTAACTGATTCAGCGGCTAAATTGGAATCTTGGTCAATCTTGATTATTGACTTGATCTTCTCTCTATCATCCTCCGTCAAACTCAAGGACACTCTTGGAGTGAGCTTGAGTTTGTCCAAGAACCGATTAAAGGAGAAAACAGATAACGACTTAGTAAAAAGGTCTACAATTTGATCTACACCAGGTATGTGAACAATGTGGAGCTGATGTTGGTTAACCAACTCTCTCACAAAATGTATATTAAGCTCAAAATGCTTGGTTCTGCTGTGCATAACGTGATTAGCAGATAATTGGACAGTACTAGCATTGTCACAATAAATGGTAGATACTCCAAAATATTAAAAACCAAGCTCAAATAGGAGATTTTGTAACCAAATAATCTCAGTTGTAGCTGCTGCCACACTCTTGTATTCATATTCTGCACTGGAACAACTGACTACATGTTGTTTTCTACTTGACCAAGCAACCAAATTAGTGCCTAAGAAAATACAATAGCCTGAAGTGGATATCCTATCATCAACATCAGAGGCCCAATCAGCATCTGCAAAATCAAAAATTCGAAGATTAGTAGATGGATGAAAAAGAAGACTTTGCTCAGTTGTACCAACTAGATATTGAAGGATCTTTTTTACTGATCTCTAGTGGCTGAGCAAAGGTCTTTGCATAAATTGGCTTACCTTATTTACTGAGAATGCTATCTCAGTTCTAGTGAGGGTGCAGTATTGCAGAGCCCCTACTATAAAATGATAGTGAGTAAGATCAGAATAATGTTCAGAACCATGTTTAGAGAGCTTTTCTGAAGTAATCATAGGTGTTGGGACTGACTTAGCATCAATCATGCCTGACTTTTGTAACACATCTTTTATGTATTTAGTTTGAGATAAATGATATGCACTGGATCTTAGTTTAGTGGCCTCAATtcctaaaaaataattgaaagttCCAAGAGATTTCAAAGCAAACATGTCATGTAATTTCTACATCAATGTAGtgatttcattttgattattaccAGTTACCagtatatcatcaacataaactaaactaaaaatcaTAGAAGAAGAAGTTCTTTTAGTGAATAAGGAAGGGTCTGACCTTGTTGTAGTGAAGCCAAATTTGCCTAAAGCTGCAGATAATGTAATGTACCAAGCACGAGGTgcttgttttaatctatatataGCTTTATGAAGTTTGCAAACAGTGTTAGAGTCACCATTATCAAAGCCTGATGGTTGCTTCATGTATTCCACTTCTtgtaatttttcatttaaaaaggCATTGTTAAAATCATACTGATTGATAAGCCAGTTCATAGAAAGAGCAAGAGTGAGAACCACTCTAATAGTGGCAGGTTTAACCACTGGACTGTATACCTCAGTAAAATTCAACCTTCAATTTGATAATTCCCTAAAGGTACAAGACGAGCTTTATAGCGCATTACTGAGCCATTTGGGTTTCTTTTAATGTTATAAACCCATTTGGAACCAATCACAGTAGAATTGGAACTTGGATGAACTAGAGACCAAGTTTGCGTGTGTTCTAAAGCTTGAAGTTCAGATAGCATTCCATTCTTCTATTGTGGAAGTTGTAATGCTCGTTTTACTGAAGTAGGAGGTGTTTGTAGACATTGAGGGTCAGTACTTGAGGAAGAAGTGAGTGCACTTAATGCTTTTGGTTTATAAATTCCAGACTTAGATCTAGTGACCATAGGGTGTTGATTATGAGTACTTTGGGTACGTGTAACAGAAAGTAACAAGATTTCTTTACATGAAATAGGAATAGAGGGTTGAGGATCACTGGTATTAGAGGGTTAAACATCATGATTATTACCAGGTTGAAGGGTAGGATCAGTATTAGAATTTAAAAGTGAGGATTGTTGATTGGAATGTTGATCATCATTAAATTTCAATGGATCTGCATCATAATTAGTGGCCACAAAAATTTAAGCAAGTACAGGTAAAAGAGGGATACTTAAGGAAGTTTGAGAGAATTTATTGTTAATGTAAGGAGCAGAGGTAGTAGAAAATAATTGAGGATAAAGAAAAGAAGTTTCATAAACAACAACATGCCGAGTGATAATTATTTTGCCAGTTTTCATTAAACATTTATACCCTTTGTGATTGGGTGCATACCCCAAAAAGACAAATAATTGTGATTTATaagagaattttttattattgtaaggTCTTAAAAATGGATAACatgaacaataaaaaattttcagaAAAGAGTAATCAGGGGCTTGATTATGTAGTAATTCAAAAGGTGAGACATTAGAAGTATTAGGTGAAGGGAGCCTATTTATTAGATAAACAGATGACAAAAAAGCATCATTCCAAtgaagaagagggatagaagatCTTGCTAACATAGCCATACCAATCTCTACAATGTGCCTATGTTTTCTCTCAGCCCTCCCATTTTGGTAATGGGTGTGAGGGCATGAGAATCTATGAACAATACCATGCAtagttaaaaaagaagaaaatgaatatGACAAATACTCCCTGCCATGATCAGATTCCAGGGATTTAATCTTGAGACCTGTGTGGTTCtccatttgatttttaaattatatgaatgcCTGTAAAATTTGGGATTTTGTTTGAAGTAGAAAGATTGAAGTAAATCTAGTAAATGCATCCACAAAAGAAACATAATATCAAAAACCATGATAAGATAACATGGGTGCTGGACCCAAACATCAGTATAAATCATCTCTAAAGGTACATGAAATTGAAAAGAATTAGATTGAAATGGAAGAGCATGCATCTTTGCTATGCAACAATATTCACAAACCTTATTATTCGTtgtattattattagaaataGAAAGATTATATTTAGAAATGACATTCTTGATTACATTAGATGAAGCATGACCTAATCTATTATGCCAAAGAGAAAATGAGAGACAATTAGCACTGAAACTTCTAGGAACAAATTGAGAACTACATTGATTATCTCTAGGAAAATGAACTTGCTGGTTTGAGACAGATTCATTAGAAGTAGATGAAGTAATAGCAATTCTTTAAAATTCATATATGCCATGCTTAGGTATGCCCCGGAGGAGTATCTCCTGAGTTTCCTGTGATTTAACACAACAAAAAGTGGGatgaaattcaaagaaacagTGGTTATCTTCTGCAAATTTCTTAACACTAATTAAGTTCTGTGACATATCAGGGGCATGAATAATATTTCTTAGAAAAAATTATCAATTTGTATCTAAAAAAATGAGATAAGTGTGGCCAGTGTGTGCAATGTGAGTACCTGTTCCATTACCTAACAAAATTTGGTCAGAACCATTAAATTCAGATGCTGTTAAGAGATTTGATTGATCGGGGGTGATATGGTGAGAAGCACCAGTATCTGAAAACCAGGAATTGTTTGAAAAATTTGTAGCAGTAGAAAGATAAGCTCTTGGATTGTGGTATGATGCAGGTGGAGGAATTAGTGGGCCTGAGGTTGAACTCGAAGAAGGTGAATATGCTTGATAATTTTGATTGTAACAATGGAAACAGGTCAAGGAAGAATGGGACATTCTGCCATAGACTTGACATTGAACTCTTGAAGAGTATGAAGATTGAAATCTGCCACCTCTACCAAATCCACATCCTTGTCCACGGCCTCTTCTGCCAAAAAAATCTCTACCATTGCCTCTAGAATAACCAAAATTGGTTTGAGTGAAATTAGATTGGATAAGAGTATTCTCGGTCTTTCTAAACCTCTCTATCATATTCTCATGTCCCAAAAGTAAAAATTCTACTTCTGGATGAGTAATGGAATCAGCCTTAGTCATAACAAAAGTTAAAAACAAGGCATAATCTTCATTTAGTCCTTGTGTAATTGCAGCAATGTGATCATCAGAAGAAACACTAAATCCAAGAGAAGCAAGTGAATCTACAGTTTGTTGAATTCTTTTTAGATATTCTGAAGTTATCATTCATCCTTTCTTGATTGATAGCAATTGTGCTCGAAGCTGAGTGATTTGAATCTTGGAGGTTTTTGCAAAATGATCATGAATCTTTTTCCATACCTGATATGCAAAGACACAATCtagcattttatttttaaaagaaagatccATAGACGTGAGAAGCCAAGTCATGAGGTAGTGGTCATGAGCCTTCCATTCTTTGTACTGTGAAGAttatgttccttctatttttctgcaTCAGTGGAGAATTTTGGAGGAATCTTCTCTTTGATTAGATGATCTTCGAGACTGTTGGAACCAATCGtgtgaagagcaagttgctcccATGTTTTGAAGGTAGATTTATCAAGTTTATCAAGGATTAGTTGAGAAAGAAAATGTTTTGCATTGGGTAAAGTGGTGAAAATTGGAACTATTTCTCCCATGGTTCTTAATGGGCTCTAAATACCATgagaaaaagtaaagaaagatcTGAAGTTCTATTCCTGATGAATCATAAATCTGTGTATGTGTTTGTATTGAATGAATGATCATGAAAACTAAAAACCCTTTACAAAACAAGCTCAATCAGTATTTATACAAGTGGGAAAATTATACTACTAGGCTAGCTTATGTAATTGCCTGCTGTTTTGCTAACtgattcagcagctaaattggaATCTTGGTCAATCTTGATTATTGACTTGGTCTTCTCTCTATCACTTTACTTCCTCAAAAGAGACCGGACGTTGAAGCCTATGATTCATGCTAGCTGTAACCTTAAGCTCAAAgtctaaaaaaaaaaaggctCAGGATCCGCCTAATTGGTGGAAGTAAAGATGCCCTTGAAATACTCCTCTGCCACCCCTGCGATGGTTGCATTAGAAGTAGTCCACTCTCCATTCTCAGCCTTGAGTCTCCAAATCTTGTTCTTCTTAGATCTAGCCttaaatttttcatggaagaagCTAGTGTTTTTGTCTCCTTCTTTTAGCCATTTAATTCTAGATTTATCCTTCCAATAGAGTTCTTCATTCAAGTAGGCCCTgtctaatttttgctcaagttccaTGATTTCAAGACCTCCCATTAAACCTGATGCCCTCATTTCTTCTAGCTGCTTTGTAATTTCATCAATCTGTTTTTTAGAGTTTGAAAGACTACTCCTCTGCCATATGACCAGCCGATGTCGAATGAGTTTAAACTTTTGAGCTAGTCGAAATATGGGGGAGCCTTCAATTTCTGTGTTCCAAACCTCACTAATAAAAATTTGGACTGAATCCTCCTCACACCATCGGGTCTGGAATTTAAATCTTCTTTTTGAATGTTCAGTTTGTGGATTAGTGTCAAAAAGGAGAGGGGCATGGTCTGAACCCGTCTTGGACAATCTAGGAACTGCTGGATTAGGGAATAGTTGCagccatggttctgaaaaccaaaCCGGGCTGACTGGTTCAACCGGATTAACCGAAAATCGGTCACCTAGCCAGTCTGGGTAAGGCCAAAAATCGCGTGAAAAAATCGGTCGAACCGGCAGTTAACCGGTGAACCGACAGAACCGTCCGATTTTTTAGCGAATTTTTGGTTTGAATATTCCATCCAAACGACGCTGTTTtatactttatttaaaaaaaaaaaccctaaatggCTACCCAAGACCCCCAGGACCCCCAACCCACTCCCACTCCCACTCCCACTCTCACCCCTCTCGGCGTCTCCTCTCTCAAACTGAAGAAAGCTTGAGattgaaagaagaggaagaacccTAGCCACCCACAGCCACCGCAGCCACCCACAGTCACCCAGCCCGTAGCCACCGCAGCCCCCAGAGCCCCGCATCGTTTGTCATCGCTGaacccttctctcccttctctctctctgtcGCGCTCTTTGTCTCTCTGTCGCTGCTTCGCTGCTCCTCGCCGTGGGTCGTCGTTGCCGCATCTCCACTCCTCGTCGTGGGTCGTCACTGCTTCTCCCTTCCTCCCCTGCGTCGTTTTTGCTTCTCCCCTCCTCGTCGTTTCTGCTTCTCCCTTCCTCGTCGACGTCGTTTCTGCTTCTCTGCTTCTCTTTTAGGTGTGATGTCTCGCAGTTTATCTCCATGTCTCTTTTACGTTTCTGCTTCTTTGCTTCTATGCTTCTCTCAGTTTTGAGATAttaatttttggaatttttatttgatgattttgaaatttgataaaTTCTGTCGTTGATGAGTTATAAAttcaattgtttaatttattaattttgctgAGATTGATTTTTAAATCCAATCTGTTGTACTTGTTATtttggtgaattgttgttttgctgttattgattcaaaataaaaacatTGCCACAATTCTACATTGAGTTGTTTATGCGGATTTGTTCTGATTTTGGATTGGTGACTCTGGTTGCTGATTGTCTGATTCTAAATTGTTGATGGTCCTATGATGCATGCTTCATTGCATTGTGCTGAATTGCTGAAATTTTCCTGATTTTGAGATGTTTATGGTTTGACCCTGCTGTATTGTGTTTATGCTGGATTTTttgtttatgctatttttttatatatatattttgttgattatttgtgaatttttaatcataaattatgaaaaactgtaaaattttaaaatttatcagctaaaaaattattaaattcaaatatttaaaattatatattaaattttttatgattttattatatatttaattaaaccggttgaactccGGTGGAACTTCTGAATTATTAAACCAGTTACCCtaccggttcattgaccggttcgattctcgcaaccttggttgCAGCCATGTTTCTCCCACTAAGATTCTATCCAATCGTTCTTGAATCAATTCTCCTGCTCTCCGCCTATTACTCCAAGTGAAAGGTCTACCAATGATTCCTAAGTCAAATAAAGCATTAtcaccaaaaaaataattaaaatctgcTATAGAAGACTGTGATTTAAGACTATCTCCATTTTTTTCACTTTGATCAATAATAGCATTAAAGTCTCCCAAAATACATGAGTTTCCTTATTGCTGTTGTAAGATTGCTGACACCTGTTGAAATTGTGTTGAACGGATCTGTTCATGATTGCTGAAATGAACACCAACGAGATTCCATTCCACATTAACGGATGTGTCTTTCACCAAAGTCACGATGAAAAAATCTGAACTATCAATTATTTGCACTACCACATTATCCCTCCAAGCTAGTGCCAAGCCTCCGACGCTACCCACTGGATCAATAATCTTCCAATTTGTAAAACCACATGACCTCAACTTCATTTCTACTTGTCGAGATTGGATTTTAGTTTTGCATAGAAAAACCATCTCAGGGGAGTGGGATTGTGACATCCCTTTGAGATTGTGGATTGTCAAGGGTCTCTCCAAACTCCGACAATTT
Encoded here:
- the LOC140179076 gene encoding uncharacterized protein: MRGSGGCGGYGLGDCGWLRWLWVARVLPLLSISSFLQFERGDAEREPWLQLFPNPAVPRLSKTGSDHAPLLFDTNPQTEHSKRRFKFQTRWCEEDSVQIFISEVWNTEIEGSPIFRLAQKFKLIRHRLVIWQRSSLSNSKKQIDEITKQLEEMRASGLMGGLEIMELEQKLDRAYLNEELYWKDKSRIKWLKEGDKNTSFFHEKFKARSKKNKIWRLKAENGEWTTSNATIAGVAEEYFKGIFTSTN